AAGCCGCCTGGAACGGAAATCAACAGACAAGTTTAATATGGCCAAACAAAAAAGACTGTCGATTTTAAACCCGAAATCCTTCGGATTTGTCGACAGTCTGAAAGGACCTGAAAGGTCCTTTTTAAATGGCGGCTTCTTCTTTTGTCATTAATTCCTCTTTTAACGAAGTATGGTCATCCAATACCCGGACAAATTGACCTTCATTGTATGGATAGCCAGCTTTCGTTATTTTAACTTTAACAATTTTGCCAAGCATGTCTTCAGTTGCCGGGAAAACCACTTTCATGTAGTTATCTGAGTAGCCTTCATATAGACCAGAAATTGATTCTCTTTTGTATTCCTCTTCAGGAATAACCTCTATAACTTCCCCTTCGAATTGTGAAGCATATTCCTTGGCAAGTTGGTCAGAAAGGGTAATTAAACGGTGAACCCGTTCGTTTTTTACTTCTTCATCAATCTGATCATCCATTCTAGCTGCAGGTGTTCCTGTACGCTTAGAATATGGGAAGACGTGTAGCTCGGAGAATTTATGTTCTTTAATAAAATTGTATGTTTCCATAAATTCTTCTTCTGTTTCACCAGGGAAACCTACAATAACGTCAGAAGTAACCGCAAGGCCCGGAAGCACTTCTTTTAGTCGTTCTAATCTTTCCGCAAAGAATTCCATAGTATATTTGCGGCGCATTCTTTTTAATACCGTATTAGAACCTGATTGAATAGGTATGTGTAAGTGACGGACAATGATAGTCGAATCTTTCATCACTTCAATAACTTCATCGGAAATCTGGCTGGCCTCGATTGAAGATATACGAAGACGCTGCAGCCCCTTAACTTCTTTCTCTAAATCACGAAGCAGCATGGCAAGGTTATAGTCCTTCATATCTTCACCATATCCGCCAGTATGAATTCCTGTTAAAACAATTTCGTTATACCCTGCATCCACTAGCTGCTGGGCTTGTTTGATGACTTCTTTCGGATCGCGAGATCTCATTAAGCCGCGGGCCCACGGAATAATACAGAAGGTACAAAAATTGTTACAGCCTTCTTGAATTTTTAAAGAAGCACGGGTGCGATCCGTAAAGGCAGGAACATCAAGCTCCTCATAAACACGGCTTTTCATAATATTGCCGACACCATTTATCGGCTGACGCTCACTTTTATACTGCTCAATATATTCAAGCATTTTCACCCGGTCTTGTGTTCCGACAACAATATCAACACCAGGGATTGCCATAATCTCTGCAGGAGATGTTTGGGCATAACAGCCTGTTACACAGATAACGGCATCCGGGTTTTTACGTACCGCACGGCGAATCACTTGCCGGCTTTTTTTATCTCCTGTATTGGTTACCGTGCAAGTGTTAATCACATATACATCAGAGGTTGATTCAAAATCAACTCTTTCATAGCCCTCATGCTTAAATAGCTGCCAGATGGCTTCAGTTTCATAGTGGTTTACTTTACATCCTAGTGTATGAAACGCAACTGTTGGCATTTAATACTCACCTCAGTAGTTCAAAATGATAAGAAATGGCCGCAAGCGAATAGAGCGGGGCCGTTTCTGTTCTTAAAATACGCG
Above is a genomic segment from Neobacillus endophyticus containing:
- the mtaB gene encoding tRNA (N(6)-L-threonylcarbamoyladenosine(37)-C(2))-methylthiotransferase MtaB, translating into MPTVAFHTLGCKVNHYETEAIWQLFKHEGYERVDFESTSDVYVINTCTVTNTGDKKSRQVIRRAVRKNPDAVICVTGCYAQTSPAEIMAIPGVDIVVGTQDRVKMLEYIEQYKSERQPINGVGNIMKSRVYEELDVPAFTDRTRASLKIQEGCNNFCTFCIIPWARGLMRSRDPKEVIKQAQQLVDAGYNEIVLTGIHTGGYGEDMKDYNLAMLLRDLEKEVKGLQRLRISSIEASQISDEVIEVMKDSTIIVRHLHIPIQSGSNTVLKRMRRKYTMEFFAERLERLKEVLPGLAVTSDVIVGFPGETEEEFMETYNFIKEHKFSELHVFPYSKRTGTPAARMDDQIDEEVKNERVHRLITLSDQLAKEYASQFEGEVIEVIPEEEYKRESISGLYEGYSDNYMKVVFPATEDMLGKIVKVKITKAGYPYNEGQFVRVLDDHTSLKEELMTKEEAAI